One window of Bos javanicus breed banteng chromosome 1, ARS-OSU_banteng_1.0, whole genome shotgun sequence genomic DNA carries:
- the HES1 gene encoding transcription factor HES-1: MPADIMEKNSSSPVAATPASVNTTPDKPKTASEHRKSSKPIMEKRRRARINESLSQLKTLILDALKKDSSRHSKLEKADILEMTVKHLRNLQRAQMTAALSTDPSVLGKYRAGFSECMNEVTRFLSTCEGVNTEVRTRLLGHLANCMTQINAMTYPGQPHPALQAPPPPPPGPGGPQHAPFAPPPPLVPIPGGAAPPPGGAPCKLGSPAGEAAKVFGGFQVVPAPDGQFAFLIPNGAFAHSGPVIPVYTSNSGTSVGPNAVSPSSGPSLTADSMWRPWRN, from the exons atgccagcTGATATAATGGAGAAAAACTCCTCGTCCCCGGTGGCTGCTACTCCAGCCAGTGTCAACACGACACCGGATAAACCAAAGACAGCATCTGAGCACAGAAAG TCATCAAAGCCTATCATGGAGAAAAGACGAAGAGCAAGAATAAATGAAAGTCTGAGCCAGCTAAAAACACTGATTTTGGATGCTCTTAAAAAAGAT AGTTCGCGGCATTCCAAGCTGGAGAAGGCGGACATTCTGGAAATGACAGTGAAACACCTCCGGAACCTGCAGCGGGCACAGATGACGG CCGCGCTAAGCACAGACCCGAGCGTGCTGGGGAAGTACCGCGCCGGCTTCAGCGAGTGCATGAACGAGGTGACCCGCTTCCTGTCCACGTGTGAGGGCGTTAACACCGAGGTGCGCACCCGACTCCTCGGCCACCTGGCCAACTGTATGACCCAGATCAACGCCATGACCTACCCAGGGCAGCCGCACCCCGCCTTGCAGGCGCCACCGCCGCCCCCGCCAGGACCTGGCGGCCCGCAGCACGCGCCGttcgcgccgccgccgccgctcgtGCCGATCCCCGGGGGTGCGGCGCCCCCTCCCGGCGGCGCGCCCTGCAAGCTGGGCAGCCCTGCTGGAGAGGCGGCTAAGGTGTTTGGCGGCTTCCAGGTGGTGCCGGCTCCGGACGGCCAGTTTGCCTTCCTCATCCCCAATGGGGCCTTCGCTCACAGCGGCCCAGTCATCCCAGTCTACACCAGCAACAGCGGGACCTCGGTGGGCCCCAACGCAGTGTCACCTTCCAGCGGCCCCTCTCTCACGGCAGACTCCATGTGGAGACCGTGGCGGAACTGA